The Sphingopyxis fribergensis genome contains a region encoding:
- a CDS encoding PAS domain-containing protein, translating to MATAQEPQRVSAADFIRGFANWRLQAARKPVVVTHHGKDAHVLISLDDYRRLDGDMARDIASATDMLQASLANLVDSFRDSVILIDRQRRIMAVNPAASDILEMPAARLIGEYLIAAVPSLQDSLAFHHITRLIDHRERFSGDIPGMLRPQQWLHVDLVPLPIGGAIVLRDVSGAMEDYAAGDMRQAMLDAVEIDGGIGHARISVRETVEAANARLIGLLGVDTAAIRRVRFSALLAVGQRAAFVEALESVFRSGQPARVTSQMVTREGSVVDVVLSIAEIRGAYASEGAVIVVTPC from the coding sequence GTGGCAACAGCGCAGGAACCGCAGCGCGTTTCGGCGGCGGATTTTATCCGCGGTTTTGCAAATTGGCGATTGCAGGCGGCGCGCAAACCGGTGGTCGTGACGCATCACGGCAAGGATGCGCATGTCCTGATCTCGCTCGACGATTATCGCCGCCTCGACGGCGACATGGCGCGCGACATCGCTTCTGCGACCGACATGCTGCAGGCATCGCTCGCAAATCTTGTCGACTCGTTCCGGGACTCGGTGATCCTGATCGATCGGCAACGGCGGATCATGGCGGTTAATCCCGCGGCATCGGATATTTTGGAAATGCCCGCGGCCCGACTTATCGGAGAGTATCTGATCGCCGCGGTGCCGAGCTTGCAGGACAGCCTGGCCTTCCATCACATCACCCGCCTGATCGACCATCGCGAGCGTTTCTCCGGCGACATCCCGGGCATGCTCCGTCCGCAACAGTGGTTGCATGTCGACCTGGTTCCGTTGCCCATCGGCGGTGCGATCGTGCTGCGCGATGTCAGTGGGGCGATGGAGGATTACGCGGCGGGCGACATGCGGCAGGCGATGCTCGACGCGGTCGAGATAGACGGTGGCATTGGGCATGCACGCATTTCGGTGCGCGAAACGGTCGAGGCCGCGAACGCTAGGCTGATCGGCCTTTTGGGCGTCGATACGGCCGCTATCCGCCGCGTCCGTTTTTCCGCGCTGTTGGCGGTTGGACAGCGGGCGGCCTTTGTCGAGGCGCTCGAATCCGTTTTCCGTTCCGGCCAACCGGCGCGTGTTACGTCGCAGATGGTGACACGCGAGGGGTCGGTCGTCGATGTCGTGCTGTCGATTGCCGAGATCCGCGGCGCCTATGCTAGCGAGGGAGCCGTCATTGTCGTTACCCCATGCTAG